One part of the Haliotis asinina isolate JCU_RB_2024 chromosome 2, JCU_Hal_asi_v2, whole genome shotgun sequence genome encodes these proteins:
- the LOC137274734 gene encoding uncharacterized protein — protein MGMPGSETYLEELMCRVLGTLIQEGCVAKLADVLVCGGNSLDQVLYNWRRVLCVLRENNLRLSATKTVICTKSTTILGWIWSSGTLTASKHRIAALSSVPPPPTVQGLRSFVGAYKALSRVLHGYEDLLQPLEKATAGKQSKDKICWTDDLHCAFNKAKATLSDNKTITIPRPSDTLCIVTDASSKNHGIAGTLYACRDTKPLLAGFINAKLKTHQVPWLPCELEALAIGSSVKHFSPFITASTQKAQVLTDSRPCVQAYNKLTRGEFSASSRVTTFLSTVTRYNVSVNHISGVNNIPTNYCSRHPSSCSDQSCQVCKFIQEDAESAIRSLSVKDVVEGGARMPFTNRVAWQAAQHECSDLRRAHSHHYQGTRPSKKHTDVPDVKQYLREVCIASDGLLVVRASQPFQSVRERIVVPRAVLGGLLTALHIRFNHPSAFQTRQLFNRYFFALDLDKCLKAVDSSCHHCVSLRSVPNQFYPQSSSPPPVSVGTTFAADVMKRFGQLVFVLRETVSSFTITCFIDSERRDDLRSCIISLCACVRHLGDSGTTIRVDPAPGFVSLANDSILRTYAIHLEIGSPKNVNKNPVGERAIEELGMECLHLRPEGGPLSSIDLALATGCLNSRIRKGGLSSREVFTQRDQLTGEQLPIIDRQLILQQNLARTMNHPHSSKSKAQGKTHLDATTFQVGEQVFLKGERQKTHARDKYLVTGVSEDKCQLRKFVRSQFRSKLYTVRPSDCYHVKPTISSPTGPVRGIEREYPTGENSQPLPNLPTLNSDIDSNCHNEQLCDTEVHEDEPSIAVEPTQQPENTAPDDNTPLRMSSRPRRAPAWQTSGDWIMS, from the coding sequence ATGGGTATGCCTGGATCTGAAACATACCTGGAGGAACTCATGTGTCGAGTCCTTGGCACTCTCATTCAAGAAGGTTGTGTTGCAAAATTGGCCGATGTTCTTGTCTGTGGTGGGAACAGCCTCGATCAGGTCTTATACAACTGGCGCCGCGTATTGTGTGTCTTAAGAGAAAACAATCTCAGACTTTCAGCAACCAAAACTGTTATCTGCACCAAATCCACAACCATACTAGGTTGGATTTGGTCCAGTGGAACTCTTACAGCCAGTAAACATCGCATTGCAGCACTTTCCTCGGTCCCACCACCTCCAACAGTACAGGGATTGCGCTCCTTTGTTGGTGCCTATAAGGCACTCAGTCGTGTGCTTCATGGATATGAAGATCTCCTTCAACCTTTAGAGAAGGCCACAGCAGGAAAACAATCAAAAGATAAGATCTGCTGGACTGATGATCTGCACTGTGCATTCAACAAGGCCAAAGCTACCTTGTCAGACAACAAGACAATCACTATTCCCAGACCAAGTGATACTCTGTGCATTGTCACAGATGCATCATCAAAGAATCACGGTATAGCGGGAACATTGTATGCTTGTCGTGATACCAAGCCGTTACTGGCTGGCTTCATCAATGCcaagctgaagactcatcaagTTCCATGGCTTCCTTGTGAGTTGGAGGCTCTGGCTATTGGATCCTCTGTAAAACACTTTTCTCCATTTATCACTGCCTCAACTCAAAAGGCTCAGGTACTGACTGATAGTCGTCCTTGTGTGCAGGCTTACAACAAACTGACTAGAGGTGAGTTTTCTGCAAGCTCTAGAGTCAcaacatttctgtcaacagTCACTCGCTACAATGTCTCTGTGAACCACATATCTGGAGTGAACAATATCCCCACAAACTACTGCAGCCGTCATCCAAGTTCGTGCTCGGATCAGAGTTGCCAGGTGTGCAAATTCATCCAGGAGGATGCAGAATCAGCTATTCGAAGTTTGAGTGTTAAAGATGTTGTAGAGGGTGGTGCACGAATGCCTTTCACAAACCGCGTGGCATGGCAAGCGGCTCAACACGAATGTTCGGACCTCAGGCGGGCACACTCCCACCATTATCAGGGTACTCGCCCCTCAAAGAAGCACACCGATGTACCCGATGTCAAGCAGTATCTACGAGAAGTCTGCATTGCTTCGGATGGATTGCTGGTAGTGCGTGCTAGTCAGCCATTCCAGTCTGTGCGTGAGCGCATTGTGGTTCCCAGGGCTGTTTTGGGTGGTCTCCTTACAGCATTACACATCAGATTCAATCATCCATCTGCATTTCAAACCAGACAACTGTTCAATCGTTACTTCTTTGCTTTGGACTTGgacaaatgcttgaaggctgtTGATTCATCTTGTCATCACTGCGTATCGTTGAGGTCCGTGCCTAACCAGTTCTACCCACAATCCAGCAGCCCCCCACCTGTGTCTGTAGGCACTACCTTTGCAGCTGACGTTATGAAACGTTTCGGTCAACTTGTGTTTGTCCTTCGCGAAACCGTGTCGTCATTCACAATTACATGCTTTATCGACAGTGAACGCCGCGACGACCTGCGCAGTTGCATCATCTCACTCTGTGCTTGCGTCAGACATCTTGGTGACTCCGGTACCACAATACGAGTTGATCCTGCACCAGGTTTTGTTTCTCTCGCCAATGACTCAATCTTGAGGACATATGCTATCCACTTGGAAATTGGTTCTCcaaaaaatgtcaacaaaaacccGGTTGGAGAACGTGCCATTGAGGAACTTGGCATGGAATGCTTACATCTCCGTCCTGAAGGCGGTCCTTTGTCTTCAATTGACCTCGCCTTAGCCACTGGCTGTCTGAATTCCAGAATCCGAAAGGGTGGATTGTCATCCCGAGAAGTGTTCACACAACGTGATCAGTTAACTGGAGAACAGTTACCCATCATTGACAGGCAATTGATACTACAACAGAATCTTGCCAGAACAATGAACCACCCACATAGCAGTAAATCTAAAGCTCAGGGGAAGACCCATCTGGATGCTACCACATTTCAAGTTGGTGAACAGGTGTTCCTGAAAGGGGAGAGACAAAAGACACATGCCAGAGACAAGTATCTGGTCACTGGAGTTTCAGAAGACAAATGCCAGCTCAGGAAGTTCGTTAGGTCACAGTTTCGTTCCAAACTGTATACTGTTCGACCATCAGATTGTTACCATGTGAAGCCTACCATTTCATCACCCACTGGACCCGTCAGGGGTATCGAACGGGAATACCCGACTGGAGAAAACTCTCAGCCTCTACCTAACTTACCTACCCTTAACAGCGACATCGATTCAAACTGTCATAATGAACAACTCTGTGACACTGAGGTTCATGAAGATGAGCCATCAATTGCAGTTGAGCCTACTCAACAACCTGAGAACACTGCCCCTGATGACAACACGCCCCTCAGGATGTCATCCCGTCCCCGCAGAGCCCCAGCATGGCAGACCTCTGGAGACTGGATCATGAGCTAA